In the Aythya fuligula isolate bAytFul2 chromosome 8, bAytFul2.pri, whole genome shotgun sequence genome, one interval contains:
- the ZNF644 gene encoding zinc finger protein 644 isoform X1 yields the protein MDDLEINTEVTGAKEEEEILCGDNFISEEEGGIPKSQESDTSFQKNNTLTLPEELSRDLSEKALSGGQTSLFIHTGAPTVSSENFILSRGTAVNGPVSHSTSTKTSIMNKGSVSLTTGQPVGHHTDSCSTLTVVQDLQLPAKSTTQKSNQHQVLFLLPDVAHAKNMTHSIKNLPTSASIGCDSQKSVGNSVDSTLVGQVEVCEDDKNLLVKDDCVDTLTGISSGTGGFRSTCDPSWDPQKEFIQFLMTNEETIEKSPIHCKVGLEKKRKRKMDVSKITRYTEDCFGDTGYIPSKSKLLSVDFLEQNEELQMVEPQKYSLNKVKPESTDEELEAVDAIQQLIYSPTGSCAEDASPVHTSTFLSNTLKNKCEQNDSESPSTFSTDEPSFYPCTKCNVNFREKKHLHRHMMYHLDGNSHFRHLNVPRPYACRECGRTFRDRNSLLKHMIIHQERRQKLMEEIRELKELQDEGRSARLQCPQCVFGTNCPKTFVQHAKTHEKDKRYYCCEECNFMAVTENELECHRGIAHGAVVKCSIIGSDMSQRKSQKKASMKDPYLGSSKKSATYMCKMCPFTTSARSILKKHMEYLHPTSCIDPFRSHLRLEKRKGSIIEESLDFGSRTKQLMKQSSTFPKNSVLKQDVKRSFGSTSQSSNFTKLHKRPYRIQKARKSVSQSSKLNSAEKKDSYETEDESSWDNVELCDYTTHSVEDESYSDINQEHVSLFPIFKGKIEDHEAVDKSSLSYEQNDGFYFEYYEDAEGSNFFRELHDPQNLENVGSALPKHNSVFHWTDLSLEKKSCPYCPATFETGVGLSNHVRGHLHRAGLSYEARHVVSPEQIATSDKMQHFKRTGTGTPVKRVRKAIEKSETSSEHTCQLCGGWFDTKIGLSNHVRGHLKRLGKTKWDAHKSPICVLNEMMQNEEKYEKILKALNSRRIIPRPFVAQKFASNDDFLSQNVIPLEAYHNGLKTEDTSVSASEEEGLSFLNECDETKAVLQDEKKNQSLTLIELLKNKRLGEERNPDISPQKIHNQTARKRFVQKCVLPLNEDSPLMYQPQKMDLTMQSGMPVKLRTCVHCNTTFTSAVSLSNHLRAYARKKSAGLLTGTALDCKQKKSRSRSGSKKKMLPLPHSADEVYILRCRFCGLVFRGPLSVQEDWIKHLQRHIVNANLPRTGAGMVEVTSLLKKPASITETSFSLLMAEAAS from the exons ATGGATGACTTAGAGATAAATACTGAAGTCACTGGTgctaaagaagaagaagaaattctgtGTGGTGATAATTTCATATCTGAGGAAGAAGGTGGCATTCCTAAATCACAAGAGAGTGACACGTCATTTCAGAAGAACAATACACTGACTCTGCCTGAGGAGCTATCAAGGGACTTATCTGAAAAAGCCTTAAGTGGAGGCCAGACTTCTCTATTTATACACACTGGTGCTCCTACTGTTTCTAGTGAAAACTTTATCTTGTCTAGAGGAACTGCTGTTAATGGACCAGTTTCACACTCCACCTCAACCAAGACTTCCATTATGAATAAAGGCAGTGTTTCATTAACCACTGGACAGCCTGTAGGTCATCATACAGATTCCTGCTCAACTTTGACAGTGGTTCAAGACCTTCAGCTGCCTGCAAAGAGTACaacacaaaaatcaaatcagcaccaagttttatttttgttacctGATGTAGCACATGCTAAGAACATGACTCATTCCATTAAAAATCTACCTACCTCTGCTTCAATTGGTTGTGATTCACAGAAATCAGTAGGTAATAGTGTAGATAGCACTTTAGTAGGCCAAGTAGAAGTTTGTGAGGATGATAAAAATTTACTGGTAAAAGATGATTGTGTTGATACATTAACAGGCATTTCCTCAGGTACAGGTGGTTTCAGATCGACATGTGATCCCAGCTGGGATCCACAGAAAGAGTTTATACAGTTTCTTAtgacaaatgaagaaacaataGAGAAGTCTCCAATTCACTGTAAAGTaggtttagaaaaaaagagaaaaagaaaaatggacgTTAGTAAAATAACACGCTATACTGAAGACTGTTTTGGTGATACAGGTTATATTCCTAGTAAATCAAAACTTCTAAGTGTTGACTTCTTAGAACAGAATGAAGAGCTACAAATGGTAGAAccacaaaaatattcattgaaTAAAGTAAAGCCTGAATCCACAGATGAAGAGCTGGAAGCTGTTGATGCTATCCAACAACTCATTTATAGTCCCACTGGTAGCTGTGCAGAAGATGCTTCTCCTGTTCACACTAGCACTTTTCTTtccaatactttaaaaaataaatgtgaacaGAATGATTCTGAATCACCATCTACTTTCAGTACTGATGAACCATCATTTTATCCCTGTACAAAGTGCAATGTGaattttagggagaaaaaacatctgCATAGGCACATGATGTACCATTTAGATGGGAACAGCCATTTCCGACATCTCAATGTCCCGAGGCCCTATGCATGTAGGGAATGTGGAAGGACATTTCGAGATCGTAATTCACTTCTCAAACATATGATAATTCACcaggaaagaaggcagaaacTGATGGAAGAAATCCGTGAGCTTAAAGAACTTCAGGATGAGGGTAGGAGTGCACGGTTACAGTGTCCCCAATGTGTATTTGGTACTAATTGTCCCAAAACATTTGTGCAGCATGCAAAGACCcatgaaaaagataaaagatactATTGCTGTGAGGAATGCAATTTCATGGCTGTGACAGAAAATGAACTTGAATGCCATCGAGGGATTGCTCATGGAGCAGTAGTCAAATGTTCCATTATTGGTAGTGACATGTCCCAgaggaaatcacagaaaaagGCATCCATGAAAGATCCATATTTAGGATCCTCAAAAAAGTCAGCAACGTACATGTGTAAGATGTGTCCATTTACAACTTCGGctagaagcattttaaaaaaacacatggaataCCTGCATCCAACATCTTGCATCGATCCCTTTCGTAGCCATCTTAGActagaaaagaggaaaggcagCATTATAGAAGAATCTTTAGATTTTGGTAGCAGGACAAAACAGTTGATGAAACAATCTTCTACATTTCCGAAGAACTCAGTTTTAAAACAGGATGTAAAAAGATCTTTTGGCTCTACTTCACAGTCCAGTAACTTCACCAAACTTCACAAGAGACCCTACAGGATACAGAAGGCCCGGAAAAGCGTTTCACAGTCATCT aaacttaactctgctgaaaaaaaagacagctatGAAACGGAGGATGAAAGTTCATGGGATAATGTTGAACTATGTGATTACACTACACACTCTGTGGAGGATGAATCTTACAGTGATATTAATCAGGAGCATGTAAGCCTATTCCCTATATTCAAAGGTAAAATAGAAGATCATGAAGCTGTTGATAAATCTTCGCTTAGTTATGAGCAGAATgatggcttttattttgaatattatgAAGATGCTGAGGGTAGTAACTTCTTCCGTGAGCTGCATGATCCTCAGAATTTAGAAAATGTAGGATCAGCATTGCCAAAACATAATTCAGTTTTCCATTGGACTGATTTGTCGCTTGAAAAGAAGTCCTGCCCATACTGCCCAGCAACCTTTGAAACAGGTGTTGGATTGTCCAATCATGTCAGAGGGCATCTTCACAGAGCTGGATTGAGCTACGAAGCCCGTCATGTTGTTTCACCAGAACAGATAGCAACGAGTgacaaaatgcaacattttaaaagaactggAACAGGAACTCCTGTTAAGCGTGTTAGAAAAg caATTGAGAAATCTGAAACTTCCTCTGAGCATACGTGTCAGCTCTGTGGAGGCTGGTTTGATACTAAAATTGGATTGTCAAATCATGTGCGCGGACACCTGAAGAGGCTTGGCAAAACCAAGTGGGATGCTCACAAGTCTCCGATCTGTGTTCTGAATGAGATGATGCAAAACGAAGAGAAGTATGAAAAAATTCTAAAGGCTTTGAATAGTCGCCGCATTATTCCCAGACCGTTTGTTGCTCAGAAATTTGCATCAAATGATGACTTCTTATCTCAGAATGTTATACCTCTTGAAGCATACCATAATGGCCTAAAGACTGAAGATACATCTGTGTCTGCATCGGAGGAAGAAGGGCTGAGTTTCCTAAATGAATGTgatgaaacaaaagcagtactacaagatgaaaaaaaaaatcagtcacttACACTGATagaacttctgaaaaataaaaggttaggagaagaaaggaatCCTGATATTTCTCCTCAAAAGATTCATAATCAAACTGCGAGAAAGAGGTTTGTTCAGAAATGTGTTCTTCCATTAAATGAAGACAGTCCATTGATGTATCAGCCACAAAAAATGGACTTGACTATGCAGTCAG GTATGCCTGTGAAGCTTAGAACGTGTGTGCATTGCAATACGACGTTTACAAGTGCTGTTAGCCTGTCCAACCACTTACGCGCTTATGCACGAAAGAAGAGTGCTGGACTTTTGACTGGGACAG CTTTAGACTGTAAGCAAAAGAAGTCAAGGTCAAGATctggaagcaagaaaaaaatgctgccattACCTCATAGTGCTGATGAAGTTTACATACTCAGATGCAG GTTTTGTGGTCTGGTCTTTCGAGGACCTTTGTCTGTTCAAGAAGACTGGATAAAGCACTTGCAGCGACACATTGTCAACGCAAATCTTCCACGGACTGGAGCTGGCATGGTTGAAGTCACATCGCTACTTAAAAAACCTGCTTCAATTActgaaacttcattttctttactgatGGCAGAAGCAGCATCATAG
- the ZNF644 gene encoding zinc finger protein 644 isoform X2 translates to MDDLEINTEVTGAKEEEEILCGDNFISEEEGGIPKSQESDTSFQKNNTLTLPEELSRDLSEKALSGGQTSLFIHTGAPTVSSENFILSRGTAVNGPVSHSTSTKTSIMNKGSVSLTTGQPVGHHTDSCSTLTVVQDLQLPAKSTTQKSNQHQVLFLLPDVAHAKNMTHSIKNLPTSASIGCDSQKSVGNSVDSTLVGQVEVCEDDKNLLVKDDCVDTLTGISSGTGGFRSTCDPSWDPQKEFIQFLMTNEETIEKSPIHCKVGLEKKRKRKMDVSKITRYTEDCFGDTGYIPSKSKLLSVDFLEQNEELQMVEPQKYSLNKVKPESTDEELEAVDAIQQLIYSPTGSCAEDASPVHTSTFLSNTLKNKCEQNDSESPSTFSTDEPSFYPCTKCNVNFREKKHLHRHMMYHLDGNSHFRHLNVPRPYACRECGRTFRDRNSLLKHMIIHQERRQKLMEEIRELKELQDEGRSARLQCPQCVFGTNCPKTFVQHAKTHEKDKRYYCCEECNFMAVTENELECHRGIAHGAVVKCSIIGSDMSQRKSQKKASMKDPYLGSSKKSATYMCKMCPFTTSARSILKKHMEYLHPTSCIDPFRSHLRLEKRKGSIIEESLDFGSRTKQLMKQSSTFPKNSVLKQDVKRSFGSTSQSSNFTKLHKRPYRIQKARKSVSQSSKLNSAEKKDSYETEDESSWDNVELCDYTTHSVEDESYSDINQEHVSLFPIFKGKIEDHEAVDKSSLSYEQNDGFYFEYYEDAEGSNFFRELHDPQNLENVGSALPKHNSVFHWTDLSLEKKSCPYCPATFETGVGLSNHVRGHLHRAGLSYEARHVVSPEQIATSDKMQHFKRTGTGTPVKRVRKAIEKSETSSEHTCQLCGGWFDTKIGLSNHVRGHLKRLGKTKWDAHKSPICVLNEMMQNEEKYEKILKALNSRRIIPRPFVAQKFASNDDFLSQNVIPLEAYHNGLKTEDTSVSASEEEGLSFLNECDETKAVLQDEKKNQSLTLIELLKNKRLGEERNPDISPQKIHNQTARKRFVQKCVLPLNEDSPLMYQPQKMDLTMQSALDCKQKKSRSRSGSKKKMLPLPHSADEVYILRCRFCGLVFRGPLSVQEDWIKHLQRHIVNANLPRTGAGMVEVTSLLKKPASITETSFSLLMAEAAS, encoded by the exons ATGGATGACTTAGAGATAAATACTGAAGTCACTGGTgctaaagaagaagaagaaattctgtGTGGTGATAATTTCATATCTGAGGAAGAAGGTGGCATTCCTAAATCACAAGAGAGTGACACGTCATTTCAGAAGAACAATACACTGACTCTGCCTGAGGAGCTATCAAGGGACTTATCTGAAAAAGCCTTAAGTGGAGGCCAGACTTCTCTATTTATACACACTGGTGCTCCTACTGTTTCTAGTGAAAACTTTATCTTGTCTAGAGGAACTGCTGTTAATGGACCAGTTTCACACTCCACCTCAACCAAGACTTCCATTATGAATAAAGGCAGTGTTTCATTAACCACTGGACAGCCTGTAGGTCATCATACAGATTCCTGCTCAACTTTGACAGTGGTTCAAGACCTTCAGCTGCCTGCAAAGAGTACaacacaaaaatcaaatcagcaccaagttttatttttgttacctGATGTAGCACATGCTAAGAACATGACTCATTCCATTAAAAATCTACCTACCTCTGCTTCAATTGGTTGTGATTCACAGAAATCAGTAGGTAATAGTGTAGATAGCACTTTAGTAGGCCAAGTAGAAGTTTGTGAGGATGATAAAAATTTACTGGTAAAAGATGATTGTGTTGATACATTAACAGGCATTTCCTCAGGTACAGGTGGTTTCAGATCGACATGTGATCCCAGCTGGGATCCACAGAAAGAGTTTATACAGTTTCTTAtgacaaatgaagaaacaataGAGAAGTCTCCAATTCACTGTAAAGTaggtttagaaaaaaagagaaaaagaaaaatggacgTTAGTAAAATAACACGCTATACTGAAGACTGTTTTGGTGATACAGGTTATATTCCTAGTAAATCAAAACTTCTAAGTGTTGACTTCTTAGAACAGAATGAAGAGCTACAAATGGTAGAAccacaaaaatattcattgaaTAAAGTAAAGCCTGAATCCACAGATGAAGAGCTGGAAGCTGTTGATGCTATCCAACAACTCATTTATAGTCCCACTGGTAGCTGTGCAGAAGATGCTTCTCCTGTTCACACTAGCACTTTTCTTtccaatactttaaaaaataaatgtgaacaGAATGATTCTGAATCACCATCTACTTTCAGTACTGATGAACCATCATTTTATCCCTGTACAAAGTGCAATGTGaattttagggagaaaaaacatctgCATAGGCACATGATGTACCATTTAGATGGGAACAGCCATTTCCGACATCTCAATGTCCCGAGGCCCTATGCATGTAGGGAATGTGGAAGGACATTTCGAGATCGTAATTCACTTCTCAAACATATGATAATTCACcaggaaagaaggcagaaacTGATGGAAGAAATCCGTGAGCTTAAAGAACTTCAGGATGAGGGTAGGAGTGCACGGTTACAGTGTCCCCAATGTGTATTTGGTACTAATTGTCCCAAAACATTTGTGCAGCATGCAAAGACCcatgaaaaagataaaagatactATTGCTGTGAGGAATGCAATTTCATGGCTGTGACAGAAAATGAACTTGAATGCCATCGAGGGATTGCTCATGGAGCAGTAGTCAAATGTTCCATTATTGGTAGTGACATGTCCCAgaggaaatcacagaaaaagGCATCCATGAAAGATCCATATTTAGGATCCTCAAAAAAGTCAGCAACGTACATGTGTAAGATGTGTCCATTTACAACTTCGGctagaagcattttaaaaaaacacatggaataCCTGCATCCAACATCTTGCATCGATCCCTTTCGTAGCCATCTTAGActagaaaagaggaaaggcagCATTATAGAAGAATCTTTAGATTTTGGTAGCAGGACAAAACAGTTGATGAAACAATCTTCTACATTTCCGAAGAACTCAGTTTTAAAACAGGATGTAAAAAGATCTTTTGGCTCTACTTCACAGTCCAGTAACTTCACCAAACTTCACAAGAGACCCTACAGGATACAGAAGGCCCGGAAAAGCGTTTCACAGTCATCT aaacttaactctgctgaaaaaaaagacagctatGAAACGGAGGATGAAAGTTCATGGGATAATGTTGAACTATGTGATTACACTACACACTCTGTGGAGGATGAATCTTACAGTGATATTAATCAGGAGCATGTAAGCCTATTCCCTATATTCAAAGGTAAAATAGAAGATCATGAAGCTGTTGATAAATCTTCGCTTAGTTATGAGCAGAATgatggcttttattttgaatattatgAAGATGCTGAGGGTAGTAACTTCTTCCGTGAGCTGCATGATCCTCAGAATTTAGAAAATGTAGGATCAGCATTGCCAAAACATAATTCAGTTTTCCATTGGACTGATTTGTCGCTTGAAAAGAAGTCCTGCCCATACTGCCCAGCAACCTTTGAAACAGGTGTTGGATTGTCCAATCATGTCAGAGGGCATCTTCACAGAGCTGGATTGAGCTACGAAGCCCGTCATGTTGTTTCACCAGAACAGATAGCAACGAGTgacaaaatgcaacattttaaaagaactggAACAGGAACTCCTGTTAAGCGTGTTAGAAAAg caATTGAGAAATCTGAAACTTCCTCTGAGCATACGTGTCAGCTCTGTGGAGGCTGGTTTGATACTAAAATTGGATTGTCAAATCATGTGCGCGGACACCTGAAGAGGCTTGGCAAAACCAAGTGGGATGCTCACAAGTCTCCGATCTGTGTTCTGAATGAGATGATGCAAAACGAAGAGAAGTATGAAAAAATTCTAAAGGCTTTGAATAGTCGCCGCATTATTCCCAGACCGTTTGTTGCTCAGAAATTTGCATCAAATGATGACTTCTTATCTCAGAATGTTATACCTCTTGAAGCATACCATAATGGCCTAAAGACTGAAGATACATCTGTGTCTGCATCGGAGGAAGAAGGGCTGAGTTTCCTAAATGAATGTgatgaaacaaaagcagtactacaagatgaaaaaaaaaatcagtcacttACACTGATagaacttctgaaaaataaaaggttaggagaagaaaggaatCCTGATATTTCTCCTCAAAAGATTCATAATCAAACTGCGAGAAAGAGGTTTGTTCAGAAATGTGTTCTTCCATTAAATGAAGACAGTCCATTGATGTATCAGCCACAAAAAATGGACTTGACTATGCAGTCAG CTTTAGACTGTAAGCAAAAGAAGTCAAGGTCAAGATctggaagcaagaaaaaaatgctgccattACCTCATAGTGCTGATGAAGTTTACATACTCAGATGCAG GTTTTGTGGTCTGGTCTTTCGAGGACCTTTGTCTGTTCAAGAAGACTGGATAAAGCACTTGCAGCGACACATTGTCAACGCAAATCTTCCACGGACTGGAGCTGGCATGGTTGAAGTCACATCGCTACTTAAAAAACCTGCTTCAATTActgaaacttcattttctttactgatGGCAGAAGCAGCATCATAG